GTGTCACGTAAATTGGAACACATGgaatattgtatattgtttgaaaataatgtaaaaatgttataaatcacaataattaacaatttaaaataattcaaaatcataTACGAAATTGAATAACTCTCCAAATTTTAACTATAACGTAGAAATTGAAACAGGAAAAAATTTCTGTGGGTAAGAAATATTAAGCATCACTTGTTATTACGtatctaaaatatatatatttaaaaatatttaaatatttatatttggtAACTAATATGCAACGAATAATCAATATCTTCTAATTCGTGTGAATGTAATACAAATCAATTtggtgttttttttctttttttaaaaagaagaagataaatatGACTTTACAGAGTGTATATGATGAGTGTTAatatataatttactttttaaaaatcccttttttaattttttttttaatacttaaaatatGTGTACAAGATATTATTTGGGAAAATTGTAAACGAAGGAAAACAGCCTGAGAAAGTATTTGATGATTGAATTTGGAGGAGAATATTCGTAATCTCTGGGAACATTGAAAACACATACACGCTCAACTGAGAGGTTACAAAAAGGGGAATTGGGCTTTAGAGTAGGGAAATTGAAAGGTGAATCCGCGAAGCAGtggttttttttcttcaattgttCAGCGAAGCAAAAGTCTCAGAAGCCACACTGATGGAGCCCAATGAAGCTCCATTATCGACTTCTCCATCAAGCTTCAGTTTCAGCCAGCAACGTCATTTCTACCTCGCCGTCGATAGAATTCAGTTCAAAATGGTAACCCTTCCTATTCTCCAATTTCCTTCAACCATTAGCTTTTAATACTCATTGAAACTGAAATGAAACAGGAGACTTTGGTGGATCTATTGGGCATGGCTGGCCGGCTATGGGCCATACCTATTGTAGTTAGCTGCAGCACACGTGACGAGCTCGACGCTGTCTTCTCCGccctttccaatatcccacatATTACAATGGCCGCTCTGGTTCTCTCTCAATCCGTTTTCCTCTTTGTTGTAAATTAGTTTAAAATTAAGTTGTTAAATCAACATTGTTAATCTGTTATGGGACTTAGATGGTTACAGAGGATTCATATAACGGATACAGGTAGTTTGGAACTTTGAAATTGAGTCACAGCTGGTTGATGGATTGAATGATGAACATGTTATTTGAATGAAATTAGTCTTagcaaaagggaaattgatatGGAGAGTCTCAACTAGGTAGGGATTGAGGgttagttgattgattgattgaacATATATGTGTGAAATTTGCAGTACAGTGATCTTCCTGAAGCGGAACGTGCAAGAGTTTTAGCTAGTTTTCGTCAGGCTACAATGAGGTGGATCAAGCAGGATTCAGGGGAAACAGAGAAGGTAGAGGAGAAGTCTCATTTGATAGTTGTCACGGATGTTTGCCTTCCCCTCGTTAACTCTGGGGAGTCACCTATTAGTGCTCGTGTCTTGATTAATTATGAGCTACCAACAAAGAAGGTACTCTTCTTGCAGGTTTTACATTTCCTTAATCTTTCTTTTCAGCATTTTAATAACTCTTACTCGTGGGACTTGAAGAATTGTTAATTAGAGGTGTGACTTTTAATTGTTGGATCATAACACTCGTAGTGGACTTGTGTGAAATGACAATACTGTTCATTCCCAGCTTGGAGTTTAGAAAAAGAGAGAGCTAACTTTTGAAGAGCAGGAACAAGTAAACCATAAGTTTCTAAGATCTGCTTATTCCTTTCTGGCATCGTTTGACCAGTGTACACTGAGACCTGCTTATTTCTTTCAGCTTTTGATGTTCCATTATTTCCCTCCTTTTGGATTCTAGCATAAAGCTTTCTCCCATAACATGCTGCTTATTTGTCTTTGTTAGAAAGTGAAATCGAAAATGTCGCCACAAGTACAtacatagagcccgtttggatgggctttaagttggtcaaaaccaatttaaagcccctttttggcttttggacgtgtttgcctaatgctaactttaagccataaagttcttaaagtcagtcaaaaatgaaaagttaggatttctaactttttttttctaagtgcttaaagccattttgtttaaccatggaaattacttttatatcccttatattttaactaaattcccaaactaccctttttattcttttaactctaaaatccaaacacttattttcaatataagcacttttatccaaacactcaactgtttatttataaaaataactttcagcacttcaaagttctaaaagcacttcatacataaaagttactttttttaagcccatccaaacgggctcataaagAGAACAtgttaaattcatatttattgaaaGTTAGTATGTACCTTCAGGtttaaaatgatgaaaatattacATAAACAAAACTGTTAGAATAACTATCAGATTGGAGCCATTAAGCTGTTAGATTAGGTCGCGAGGATTCCGAAGTTAAAATGAAACGCTTGAACTCTGTGCAAATGCTCTCATAAGTTTGAAGTATGGAAAGTACTTTAGAGACTGAGGATATTAGGATAAGTAGAAATAGAACATAATTTATTCATAGTTAGTTTAGCTTTCTCAAGAGGAATGAAGTTGAAGTGAGATTAAGTAAGAATGTAGTGCCGAAATGCACATACTTCAAATGTCTAGGCACGTTCTTTTAAGAGAATGACACCAAATATGGAAATTTCACACATGAAATTGAAATAGGATGTCTGACATGGAAGAGTGATATGTGATAAATGAATTCTTATGTATAAGTGGAAAGTGAGTTTCATAGGATGGTCATGGACCAGTGTCTCACAATATTGTTTGGAAATCATATGGGCTTCTAAGCACCAAAtatcacaacaacaacaacaacaatatacccagtgaaatcccacaagtggggtctggggagggtaaggtgtacgcagaccttaccactacctcatggagatagagatgctgtttccgaaagaccctcgactcaaaagTCACTGTTCCAAGTTcgagagaaaaacaatatagatagcataataaaatactactacaacaacaacaagcccagtataatcccaccatgtggggtttggggagggtagagtgtacgcagacctaaccccatcttgaaaggtaggacggctgtttccgaaagaccctcggcttaagagagaagaacaagagaggaaaaacaagaaaaacaagacataggtcagtagagccaagcatatcgaaaacaatataaaaatatgaataatgagagcgagaaagtcagggtaggaaagaccgaaaaaaaaagagcattaactactatagataaataggatacccaaagtaaaccGGACCAACAAATACAAGCAGTAatcaaatgcagaaatcaaatgttaataaacaaatgagcaaaactacgactactatgAAGAAAAGATaagccacctagcccactatcttagtctaagtcctccacagcctcctatctaaggtcatgtcctcggtgagctgcaactgtgccatatcatgtctaatcacctcttcccaatactttttcggcctccctttgcccctcctgaaaccgtccatagccaaccttttgcacctccgcactggagcatctgtgtctctcttcttctcatgcccaaaccatctcagtctcgcttcccgcatcttgtcctccaccgatgccactcccaccttgtctcggatatcttcattcctaattctatccatcctagtgtgtccacacatcTACCGCAACATTCGCATTTCTACGATAGCAAAGTAATGCGATAATCAAAGACAATAACAATACAACTATAcaggcacgcctagacctacgaccaccctaaaccgacacacgacaagacaccattctatccctactagtcttctaccctaatccgcgacctccactcctttctatctaaggtcaagTCCTCGGTGATATGTAGTAGcgtcatatcttgtctaatcacttctctcaaatactttttcggtctacccctacccctccgcataGCCCCCATATCCAACCGCTCGCACCTCCTATCTGGGGCGCCGACACCCCTCCTCGGcatatgcccaaaccatctcagtctcgcttttctcatcttgtctgccacagataccactctcaccttctcccaAATAACCATATTCCTGATCTTATCACTTCTAGTacgtccacacatccatctcagcatcctcatcttcgcAACATGCATtttctgaacatgagagttctttactagccagcactccactccatataacaacgCTGGTCTAACCGTCATtctatagaacttacctttaagtttaggtggtactttcttatcacacagaACTCCAGagtcaagcctccatttcatccacgctgCCCCAATGCGGTGCCtgacatcatcatcgatgtccccactactctAGATGATGGATCTAAGATATTTAAAGTTTTCTGTCTTGGGGATAGGTTgggtggcaagcctcacttctatgccctcttcatccatcgcaacactaaatttgcactccaagtattcttttTTGGTCCTGCTCAAACTGAAACATTTGGACTCCATCGTTTGTCTCCAAAtctccaacctatcattaactctgttctgagtctcatcaatcaaaactatgtcgtccgtaaatagcatacaccatggaacctcttCCTGAATAGACCGTGTCAGCTCattcatcaccaaggcaaaaagaaaagcTATTGTATAAATGCGGATATTGAGATGGGTTTGTGTTTATACAAGATTAGATAACATAAGAAACAATCACATTTGACAGAATGTATCCAACTGTAGTGGTCCACAGGTGTGATAGTATGATGATTAAAGATGCTAAAATTGAACAAGGTAGACATACTGgttaaacaaaacaaaacaaggTTGATATAAAATCACATGGAAAGAAGTTCTCTTCAAAGACTTCTTTTCTTGATCAAGGAGTTCTCTTCAAAGACTTCTTTTCTTGATCAAGGAATTCTCGTCAAAGTAAATCATCCATACAAGCGCAACCAATTAGTTTGGATTAAGgcattgttgttgtttttagacATACAAATGTCCACGTTTTTGCCAGAAGTGTTTTCAGTTTTGTTAAGGTTTATATACAACGTAAAAATTggtgtttgatttttttttttggataaccTATAGTTTCTCTTAAAATACATTATTTAATATCAGATGAATAAACTTAATGGAGCTGGAAGAGGTGTAGAGGATTCTAATAGTCTATCCCATCTAGTTTTAGGATTGAGGTgtaattgatttatttattgtGTAAATGCACTCAAAAGATGATTCAACAGGATTTGTATTCCATAGGTTCACTCTTATATGTGCATAAGATGTGAGATGCTAGATAAATACTTATTTTCTCATCCGAGTTCTGGATTTATTTCAAGATGGATAGACCAATGCATGAATTGCATGATCCAATTAGAAGCCAAAGAAACATATTAAGAAGGTACATCTAGTGATTCCAACTTTCTACAATTCCAAATTATTTTTGCCTACTCATGTTTAGTTTCTTTGTTAAACAAGTTAGTGATTATAAGTCCAGTTAAGTAAGATAAGATGCACTGAAAATGGTCTAAGGTcttaaacattgaaaagaaACTGAAATGTAGCActtcttttttccttatttttttttgggagATGTGGGTTTGGGGGAGAAGGGGTTCTGTTGCAGtgttatcaaaagaaaaaaagtgcaaaaaagctctaaggtccaTTGGAGCTTTAAGCGCAAATAAAACTTGTGTTTTAACGAAAAAGGcacaaagggagaaaaaatataaatatatatatgtttagtccaggACTAACAATTATaagcatgaatgacaaatatatgaacaaagaagTTGATTTTTTCCCGATAACGTGAAATATCAATTATTTAGTGTCGCCTCTTCAAAAGAAGCTCATTGTCAAGGAGAAGtatgccttagaaccttgatgacgacACTGAAGTGCACATTAAGTGAGACTAAGCGCTCAACACATTTTTGCCTTGCTTCAGGGCTTAAGCACGCTTTAAGTGCGTATTTGACAACACTGTTGTATAGTGACGGCATCATAGGGGCCTGCTccttttcatatatatatatatatatacacacacacacatatatattggaTAGATGAAAGATGGTTATTATGTGATTACACCTCTACGACTACCCGAGGAGAAGTGAATAGCCACGTGCTTTGGGATAATTGACGTTCACAATGCCACCTTAATCTTAGCTAGCAGTGCAATGATAAGTAGCTCGGACTCTAATGTGGGTGTCCGATACGGGTGTGGATCTAGAGGTCGGATTCTTCACGATcaaaattttaagattcgggAGTACAAATCTAGTTATGGATACCGGTGCGGGGATTCggctaaaaataattcaaatatctaaaagTAGAGTTATAAAATTATGCCAAGATCATGGTATAGACTATttggaaggaaagaaatacaTGAATTTTTCAGAGCAAGTTTGAATCTGTAATTATAATTAAGTACATATGCATCTCCTTGCTGTTTTATGGTGTAATATGGCTATTACAAATGATATAGCAGCCACGATGAACTTCTTGAGTTCATTGCACATTCAACAATGATGTTGATCTGTAAATATCTTTAACGCATCTTCCGGTTGCTGACTTTTTTATACAAATATCTTTTAGCAATAAAAAAACATAGGCCTAAATTATAGTGTCACCCTAGCTTTTGTTTTGATTTCAGAACTCATTGTAGTTGTCTCGAATTTCTCTATTGATTTTTGGTCAAAGTACCCAAAATTGATTGACTAGATCCTGTACAGATCCCCCACCCACGTCGTGCCGCTCGGGTACGGCACATaaagtgaagagtccgagcaattTAGTTCACTGCAATGTGAGCATGATTCTTCGCCATCCACTAAACCCGTTTACATGAAGAGACTGCACACCACCATGTTCCAGGATTTCTTGATGcgtgtatatatgtatacaacGGGTTCAAAGGATAGGATGAATTTTAAGGATTTGGCATATGCTGATTAGGCAGAGAAGTAACAATGATGAACAACAAGAACCAAAGGTGAACAAGGGCAACTAGTGAGACTTTTAAGTCTTAAACATGAAAGAAAACCATTAATTGCTCCAGAGTATCCAGACATGCAAGTACTGACTTGAGGTTTGCTGTGATTGCAAAACCCTAACATCATTCGAAGAGAAATTATCATGAAGATCTTGTCAGACCCTGAATTTGCTCGGATACCATGTCGGCTGAAATCTTTCatcaatttgagatatttggtgAAGAATATGAACACCCCAGTGTGGTTTCTGTATTTGTGAATGAAGAATATGAACATCTGGAAGAGTTGCCAAAGCTGTGAATGAATGTAAACAACTAAACATATATCCTCACAGATTTCAgctgaaaataaaatatctagaTGCTATGCACGAACAACTAATAAGCTGCACAACACCTGTAAGCTGttgataaataataaattggGCCTAGTCAACTTAATGAAGAACTGAACTCATAAGCTTGGGCTAGCAGCCCAGATGCTGCCTCCATTTACTGTATTAGAGACAGATATCTAATTTGCCCGCATATATGTCTCCACTTTACACTTGTTCAAAATCAGCTCAGGTAAAATCAATCACTGTACCTGATAATCAATATATGTGTGAAACAATTAACTCAATACACTCTTTAATGGGGGTTGAATTTTTTGAGGTATTTTGGCTTCAGTTCTCTTTTTTCATgagtataatatatatcatgGGCTCATAAGATTCTTCTGTTCTTAATTCTTTAAATCTTATTAGTTCCTCATTTCTGTTCTTTAGGAACCAAATTTGATCCTAGAAATTGTTGGAGGAAGTTGGCCTAGAAAAAACATGTATAGTGAAAGATATATACTTCACTTGACAATTGCATTTAATTGTTTGAATTTGTGATCTGTACCTCAGGACTTGCAAATGTACTTACCTTGTTGTTATGCTCTTATGTAGGAAACATATATGAGGCGCATGGCTACTTGCTTGGCAGCAGGTTCTCTTTCCATACTAAAGAACTGGATTTGAAAAGAGAGCAGATTAGACTTGAGAGAAGGAATAAGAGGAATGGAAGCAAAGAATGCAAGATAgaacataattatttttcacATCTCCTTCATAATACTTCCTTCCTCATTGGAGTCAATTAAGAAGGATGTCATCCAAATGCCCGTTCCTTCAAACTCCCTTCCCCCACCTTATTTTCTATGTAGTTGATAATATGTAGTGTCATGTTAGCTTTGTTATTCTTGAACATATCACATAAGTTTCTTGATCATATGCAGATGGATGTGTGATCAACATGGTTGTTGGAGGCGAAGTTGTTACTCTCAAAAGCCTTGAAGAAAGTAGTGGCCTTCTCATAGCAGAAATGCCCATTAATGTAAGGTCTTAATTTGGTTCTTGCAGTTTATTATTGCATGGAAACATCAGTGTGAAGCCAGGAATGGGATTATGAGTTATTTGGACCCGTGTGTTGTTGTATTGCAATTTGTGGATGCATACGTGCACAATTGTCTCGTATTTCTATTCTTTTGAAGCTCACTAATAATCTCAATAATGTTTGCTTGTCAACTTGTGCACATGCTTCTGAGCAGATTTTTGAGATTCTGTGAAGAGATGAGGCCCTGCAGATGTCTTCTGAACCCatgagatttcaagtaattAGGCATATGATTAAAAAATTCTCCACTTCTGTAGTACTACATCAGACTGTCATTTGGCTTTCCTGTGAAGAGATGAGGCCCTGCAGATGTCTTCTGAACCCatgagatttcaagtaattAGGCATATGATTAAAAAATTCTCCACTTCTGTAGTACTACATCAGACTGTCATTTGGCTTTCCTGAGTAGAGTTCTGTTGTTGAATTTGGATCCTATTCCATGCTTTGTCAATTATGAGATGAGTGTTGATTACCCGAGCCTTTATCTGGGGGGTTAGGAAGGGGGTGAATGTGATTTTCATCTTCAGGATGGTTTCAATTTTAACGTAATATAGCTCCTTGCCTATGTCATTAGGAGAGGGGCTATACAGATTTAGTAGCTGTTCATTTTAATCTGAAGGTACTCTACACGAAATATGAATTTGGGAAGATTTGAATTGTCAGTAGGTTTACGTTAGAGCAATTGAGATGTTCAAGAGGTAAGATCTTTATTGGGCCATGTCAATGTTGTTCATATATGCATGAAGTCCAGTTTTGATTATTTAACTGGTAGTTGGAATTTAGAAAGTTGCATTCTTGAGTTCAAGCCTACTAATGGGATTATGGCCTAGAAGGGTCCCTTTTATCATTGGGATTCGTGATGCTTTGCTGCCAACCAATGTTTCTCGTTCTTGGCTCTAGTcattctcatgactttactttcAATTGTGACTTGATTCCACTATCTTTCACAAATGAGGCCACAGAACTTGGTTACATTAGCTGTAACAACTGGCACACTATCACAATTTGCCGTCGTGGTTTATATTGCATGAGAAAGGGGAGGGACAACTTTTATTCTTTGCTGCCAACTGATATGGCCAATTGGCCATACATTTGGAATTACAAGATTTCGACTTGAGGACTTCTAGTATTACTTTTGTTGTACTTAAATGAATTGGTCATGTAATAGGCATAGAGATGGGAAATGTAGTTAAGTGTTTGTGATATTGTAATTCCAATTTTATGAGAGAAGAGAAAGTatatagaagaaaaagagaataatAGTATAAAGACAGAAGAGAACAACTAATTCAATCTGTTTACTAGTATGTATTAGTATATATCTTTTATCCCAATCAAGGAGTGATTTATGTTGGGACCGGTAGATTGTCTGAAGCCAAATAAGTTCATTGGAATTTTTCTAAGAAAATCTTGGAATTGACCTACTCAGGCCCCAGATAAATGAATTGGTTGCAAGATGTGGAGCACATTTTTTTCGGTCTAGCGGTTAGTCCCCACACTGTTAAATAGGTTACTTTTGTGTCTGCTTTGAGGATAATTAACCCATTAAAATCTTGAGTCCTAGAGGTTTGCTATGCCACATTTGAAGCTTCCTGTTGAAAATATCTGGATTTTAACCTGCATTTTTAACTATGCTAACTATTTTTAGCTGTGGTTTATGCTCGATCCCTCAAAGTCTTCTATCTGCTtacattatataatttttctctCCATTCAAAGAGATTGTGGTGAGTATGGAGATGGAGAAACAGATTTATATATGCACAGTTGGAAGAAATTACTAAGAAGAAAGAAGCAAAACAATGTTATTAAAAACAAGACTATTTTTGTGGGAAGGTAAGATGTGTTTTTCTCCAGGTTGTTTTCGTTTCCCTAGTCGATGTCTAATTTCACATACAGTTAGATCCCCTGAATTGTTCTCGAGTAAAgttttatgcccattttagCTATGATATTCTTGATAAATCTTGCAAAATGGCTGATTGCAACATGCCAGGGTGTTTTTGGAAAACAGTTGAATTTTCAATCCTTAACTTGATCTCAATCTCCTAAACCAAATATGGGATAGAAAAAACGAAAGGTAACCTCGCCTAGTCTTAGGGGAAGCTACACATAAATGACTTTGGGAAACTTTCAAAAACATCAAACATTAGGCCTTAAATAGGACTACTTAGCTACAGTTTCACTAATTACATTCGCAACTATACTTTGGTTTGCTAAGCATttgtttttttgtattttttcacatatttcagagataaaaacaaaaaaagacaaACTGATTTGTATCAAAATGAATGCATATTAGGAGGAGAGAAGCAAGGAAAGAGGATGAATACATGTTGCATTCATTGTATCACGgatataaaaatacataatacaaATACAGTTGCATATAAATTTAGTTTTtcgaatacaattgatataaaatacaaatttcTCACATGTATTTGATTGGATATTATTGATACATAATACATTTGACAAAGAAAATGAATGCATATTGTATTCTTATGAATACAAATATAGTTTtttgaatacaattgatacataATACATTTAATGCATTTCTTCTTATTGGCGGGAGAGAGAGGGGAAAAGGGAAGAGAGAGCAGCGGGAGGAGAGGCAAGGAAGAGATGAGGGAGGAATTcgctataaaaaaaatattgatttattGTAATTCTTTAAATTATAATTGTGTTTCATaaatatgttgatatttttacCTTCTTAATTTTTCCAATGACTTTCAGGGTAAGAATTTGGATCTTGTCTAATTATGTAGTCTAAAAGAAGTAGAAATTATTTTCCCTTAACCCCAATACTTCACAGCGTGCCATTACAATTCCTTCCAAAAAGTGACTTGTATAGCCGAATAGTTTGCCTTCCAATCGTAACTAGCAGTCATTTGACGGATGATCATTC
The sequence above is a segment of the Solanum dulcamara chromosome 11, daSolDulc1.2, whole genome shotgun sequence genome. Coding sequences within it:
- the LOC129872374 gene encoding ATP-dependent RNA helicase eIF4A — protein: MEPNEAPLSTSPSSFSFSQQRHFYLAVDRIQFKMETLVDLLGMAGRLWAIPIVVSCSTRDELDAVFSALSNIPHITMAALYSDLPEAERARVLASFRQATMRWIKQDSGETEKVEEKSHLIVVTDVCLPLVNSGESPISARVLINYELPTKKETYMRRMATCLAADGCVINMVVGGEVVTLKSLEESSGLLIAEMPINIFEIL